One stretch of Akkermansia sp. RCC_12PD DNA includes these proteins:
- the mutL gene encoding DNA mismatch repair endonuclease MutL encodes MPTIHVMSPTLASQVAAGEVVERPASVVKELVENSLDAGAKSVRVEIRRGGVGLIRVTDDGCGMSREDASLCAKRHATSKLSSLEELFEITHLGFRGEAIPSIASVSRFKLCTRQQQALEGWEVRIDGGMEYEPRSSGVSPGTAIEVADLFYNTPARRKFLKSAETEASHVEHQIRLHALAFPQVRFTYRRDDQLVFDLPATTDLRVRISALTDPATAAALIPIEATTGPGISVSGYLLPLSEARRTRKGQYVFMNTRPVEDQLINRAIRDGYGGFPTGLHPALFLYMEVEPALVDVNVHPAKKEVRFRRAADVVNTIVEAIANTLQRHARQAPLPAAPTPDEQPSEPFPPPGPAGNEFETMVPSPVTISPPKIPVFTSPMERPQGTSETSPISPARPISLRQVPPTQGRLDFQDKACSRPDAAPGTERRTEKDLSADFKYLGTLHQQFALFETPEGLVLMHPKAARERIIFERLRAHRQAPMPSQHLLDPVMLDLDPRDFAVIQQFAPHFDQAGLTVTPFGQNTIRIESIPALLELDNAKAFLLELVDRLTQSEFSRNAKRMAYETFIAEIAKKSAWKERISPHRAPAILKELLACEVPYCTPAGKPTLVNYSIPEIKRKFGMQA; translated from the coding sequence ATGCCGACCATTCATGTCATGTCTCCCACTCTCGCCAGCCAGGTGGCGGCGGGCGAAGTCGTGGAACGGCCGGCCTCCGTCGTCAAGGAGCTGGTGGAGAACAGCCTGGACGCCGGGGCCAAGTCCGTGCGGGTGGAAATCCGCCGCGGAGGTGTGGGCCTGATCAGGGTGACGGACGACGGATGCGGCATGAGCCGTGAAGACGCCAGTCTCTGTGCCAAGCGTCACGCTACGAGCAAGCTTTCCTCCCTGGAGGAACTGTTTGAAATCACCCATCTGGGTTTCCGGGGAGAGGCCATCCCCAGTATCGCCAGCGTTTCCCGCTTCAAGCTTTGCACCAGGCAGCAGCAGGCCCTGGAAGGCTGGGAAGTGCGGATTGACGGCGGGATGGAGTACGAACCCCGGAGCTCCGGGGTGTCTCCCGGCACCGCCATTGAGGTGGCCGACCTGTTTTACAATACTCCGGCACGCCGCAAGTTCCTGAAGTCCGCGGAAACGGAGGCTTCCCACGTTGAACACCAGATACGCCTCCATGCGCTGGCATTCCCCCAGGTGCGCTTTACCTACAGGAGAGACGACCAGCTGGTGTTCGATCTTCCGGCCACCACGGACCTGCGGGTGCGCATTTCCGCCCTGACGGACCCCGCCACGGCGGCGGCCCTGATTCCGATAGAGGCCACCACCGGCCCCGGCATTTCCGTCAGCGGGTACTTGCTTCCGCTTTCCGAGGCCAGGCGCACCAGAAAAGGGCAGTATGTGTTCATGAACACCCGCCCGGTGGAAGACCAACTGATCAACCGGGCCATCCGCGACGGTTACGGGGGCTTCCCCACGGGATTGCATCCGGCCCTGTTCCTGTACATGGAGGTGGAGCCTGCCCTGGTGGACGTGAACGTCCACCCCGCCAAGAAGGAGGTGCGGTTCCGACGCGCCGCCGATGTGGTGAATACCATTGTGGAGGCGATTGCCAATACCCTGCAGCGCCATGCCCGGCAGGCCCCCCTCCCAGCCGCACCGACACCGGACGAACAGCCTTCCGAGCCATTCCCGCCGCCCGGTCCCGCCGGAAACGAATTTGAGACAATGGTCCCTTCTCCCGTAACCATTTCCCCGCCCAAAATTCCGGTTTTTACTTCACCAATGGAGCGGCCTCAGGGGACATCGGAAACATCTCCGATTTCCCCTGCCCGGCCCATTTCCCTGAGACAGGTGCCCCCTACTCAGGGACGCCTGGATTTTCAGGACAAGGCGTGTTCCCGGCCAGATGCCGCGCCAGGTACGGAAAGGAGGACGGAAAAGGATCTTTCCGCCGATTTCAAGTATCTGGGGACTCTGCACCAGCAGTTCGCCCTGTTCGAGACGCCGGAAGGCCTGGTGCTGATGCATCCCAAGGCTGCGCGGGAGCGCATCATTTTTGAACGGCTGCGGGCCCACAGGCAGGCCCCCATGCCTTCCCAGCATCTGCTCGATCCGGTGATGCTGGACCTGGACCCCCGGGATTTCGCCGTCATCCAGCAGTTTGCGCCCCATTTTGACCAAGCGGGGCTGACGGTCACGCCCTTCGGCCAGAATACCATCAGGATAGAGTCCATTCCGGCCCTGCTGGAACTGGACAACGCCAAGGCGTTCCTGCTGGAGCTGGTGGACCGCCTCACCCAGTCCGAGTTCAGCCGCAACGCCAAACGCATGGCGTATGAAACGTTCATTGCGGAGATTGCCAAGAAGTCCGCCTGGAAGGAACGCATTTCCCCCCACCGCGCTCCGGCCATTCTGAAGGAGCTGCTGGCCTGCGAAGTTCCGTATTGCACCCCGGCGGGCAAGCCGACTCTGGTCAATTATTCCATTCCGGAGATCAAACGGAAATTCGGCATGCAGGCATGA
- a CDS encoding glycosyltransferase: MERICAIFSHYRRISLTEVCLRRLARQTVPLHRVVVADNGAGDGTLDGVKEQAAAGAYPFILEVIDMPGNTGNAGGIARGLERAFSFPDVDAVWILDDDSWPEPDALACLLSHKPGTDGMEWPCVRVCKVVDLEQDGELSWPMVLVDEKDGRRIHVTSRDTLPDAPFLLTGGAFLGALVPREIHDKVRGPTAGLFIRGEDEEYPWIISHAGFRTYLVSGSILHHPRPATGLVLVEVGGKAFYYEPGLDACRLYYKVRNWAWLQRFKHPHSPLFRWAACAGYAALCGVLIAVYNSWSPSKFRAVCLGVYRGACGRLAGPDE, from the coding sequence ATGGAACGGATCTGCGCCATTTTTTCACATTACCGTAGAATCTCCCTCACGGAAGTGTGCCTGCGGAGACTGGCGCGGCAGACTGTTCCGCTGCACCGCGTCGTGGTGGCGGACAACGGGGCCGGAGACGGCACCTTGGACGGTGTGAAGGAACAGGCGGCGGCCGGGGCCTATCCGTTCATACTGGAAGTGATTGACATGCCTGGGAATACGGGTAATGCCGGCGGCATAGCGCGGGGACTGGAACGCGCTTTTTCCTTCCCGGATGTGGATGCCGTCTGGATTTTGGATGACGACTCCTGGCCGGAGCCGGACGCTCTGGCCTGTCTTTTGTCCCATAAGCCCGGAACGGACGGCATGGAATGGCCGTGTGTCAGGGTCTGCAAGGTAGTGGACCTGGAGCAGGACGGAGAACTCTCCTGGCCCATGGTGCTTGTGGACGAAAAGGATGGACGGCGTATTCATGTAACAAGTCGCGACACCCTTCCGGATGCCCCTTTCCTTCTGACCGGCGGAGCTTTCCTGGGAGCCCTTGTTCCCCGTGAAATCCATGACAAGGTCCGGGGGCCGACCGCCGGGCTTTTTATCCGCGGGGAGGATGAGGAATACCCGTGGATCATTTCCCACGCCGGATTCCGCACTTACCTGGTCAGCGGCTCCATTCTCCACCATCCGCGTCCCGCCACCGGGCTGGTGCTCGTGGAAGTGGGAGGCAAGGCCTTTTACTATGAACCGGGACTGGATGCGTGCCGCCTTTACTACAAGGTGCGCAACTGGGCATGGCTCCAGAGGTTCAAACATCCGCATTCCCCCCTCTTCAGATGGGCGGCATGCGCCGGATATGCAGCCTTGTGCGGAGTGCTCATCGCAGTATATAACTCCTGGAGCCCGTCCAAATTCAGGGCCGTATGCCTCGGGGTGTATCGTGGCGCCTGCGGACGGCTCGCCGGGCCGGATGAATAA
- the thiS gene encoding sulfur carrier protein ThiS — protein sequence MTAQDSIILNGVPYFLAEPCSVIRLLELLNMKGNPVVVEHNGSALLPRDFSRVTVVPGDTVEVVSIVAGG from the coding sequence ATGACCGCCCAAGACAGCATTATCCTGAACGGCGTCCCCTATTTTCTGGCGGAACCCTGTTCCGTCATACGGCTTCTGGAACTCCTGAATATGAAGGGAAATCCAGTGGTGGTGGAACACAACGGTTCCGCACTCCTGCCCCGGGATTTTTCCCGTGTTACGGTTGTTCCGGGGGATACGGTAGAAGTGGTCTCCATCGTTGCCGGCGGCTGA